CAGCACCTTTTCATCTTACACCACAAGGCATACACCTGAGCCCTGGAGCAGCCGGTCAAGACTGGTGATGCATACAGGTCAATATATCTAACTGGGTCACAGAAACACCAGTGCTacaaagatcttgtctcaaaaaaaaaagttgagcttCATCTGCAGCTACATAAATTCAAGGCCTGTGCTATAGTCACCCTGTTCCCACCAACTATATGAAGAcctgatgtggtggcacatgcctttaatcccagcagaggcaggcagagctgagtttcaggccagccagggctacatagtaagatctcaaggaaacagacaaaatcacctgcatctgtttcctttggtgctagagatcaaagtcagggctttgtgcatgtagAAGGAAGTACTTGGCACGATGCTACATCATAGCAAAAGTAAAAGTTATCATTCtgaagattttttgttttgttttgttttttgtttttcaagacaggtttttacacctttcctggaactcacttggtagcccaggctggccttgaactcagagatccacctggctctgcctcccaagtgctggggttaaaggcatgtgccaccacgcccggcctgaAGAATCTTTTTATCTAGCACGCCGGTATCCCATCATCAAGTCATCTGTACATTCACCTCTGTCACCCAGAACATGCAAGTTCTGTCTCACATGTGACAAACCCAAGCTTTGCTCTCCActcagtgatttttgtttttcaagacagggtttccctagggagctttgcgcctgtcctggaactcacttagtagcccaggctggcctagaactcagagatccccctggctctgcctccccagtgctgggattaaaggcgtgcaccaccactgccaggctatcTCCTAGaatttttgatacaaggtctcattGTGCGGTTCTGGCTATGCTAAAATTTGCTGTGTAAACcagaatgaccctgaacttccaAGGTCTGCCTGCTCGAGATTgccaagggctgggactaaaggcatgcaacaGCACAACCTTGCCTCCTGGCgtttgtaaatgaaaatttattcCTGCTAGCTGTTAGCCCTACCCATTGAATATTTCTGTGAAAATTTAGAGCACTCAGCTGCCTCCCCACAGActtgttttcaggacagggtctcttgtggttcttagctgtcctggaactctctgtagaccagactaccctcaaactcaagatccacctgcctctgcctcccaaatgctgggattaaaggcgtgtaccacccccaccccagccacctcAGACTTCCTAAGGAGACTCAACCCACAAGCTCTCCAAGTTCAGGAAATTCAGATGACCCTAAGATACCAGCATTCCAGTCCCAGCCCTCCAATCCGCCCTTGCCAGAAGGGAACAAGCCAAAAGCAGAATTAGGTAGTGGCAACTAGATACAACCAAATGGAACTTTCAAAGCCAGTTTTTGTCAAAAAACCAAGTTGCAAACCACAGTCCACTGGAGTCACCTTGAGTCAAAGAGCCAGAGCAGACTCAACAGCCTGGCAAGGCAGCTCCATCACTATCAGATGTACTGGGTTAAGGAACAAGGAAAGCCTTTGATCCTGTGAGTGTTGGGGTGGGGACCCACAATCCAGAAGATTCCAGCCTCAGGAAGATAGTGAGGGTGTCCACAGCACTGGACTGAAGGAGCCCTGTACCCTTTCTACCATCCAAATAACATACTTTGGGGGTGCAATTCTTTATTggaatatttttaattgtgtttgcaAACACTGAACACAAGGGGAAAACAGTCCTCCTCCACTCTTCCAACTTCTAGGGCAAAACAATCAGAAAAAGGTGTCAGGAGACTTCAGCAGGGTTTAAAGATCACTGCCTCATTCatcccagactagcctggaactagggaccccctgcctctgcctcccggtgctgggattagaggtgtgtacatTTATACTGGCTGAGTCACCTTTATAAGGTGGTAACTGGTTCCCAGGCAGCCTTTGGAGGCTGAATACTAACATGCAAAGACTGCTGGGCTCCAGTCTCACTATTCTCTACTAGACAATGCTACTACTCTTCCTAGGTacatccccaccacccccaccctctcccatACCCACTCCAGCCAACAACCACCTCAGAGAACTCCACAGAGTGCTGCTAGGGGGGGTGGCAGCCTCACAGACTTCAGTGGCAGACTGCTTAGTGACATCCTGATGGAGCTCACATGAAGTGTGCACGGTGGCACCTTCACTAGCCTCCTCATGGACCGCCACAGGACCCAGCTGGGTGGCAGAATCAGCTTCCTCCACGGGAAACAGGTGGGTGAAAGCCTCGTCGTCGTCCTCCACCGGAGACAACTGGGGATCATCCTCGGCGTCCTCCACCCGAGACAGCTGGGGGTCATCCTCGGAGTCGGGGTCATCCTCGGAGTCCTCCACCGGAGACAGCTGGGGATCATCCTCGGCGTCCTCCACCGGAGACAGCTGGGGGTCATCCTCGGCATCCTCCACCGGAGACAGCTGGGGGTCATCCTCGGAGTCGGGGTCATCCTCGGCGTCCTCCACCCGAGACAGCTGGGGGTCATCCTCGGCGTCCTCCAGAGACAGCTGGGGGGGAGCCTCGGCGTCCTCCACCGGAGACAGCTGGGGGTCATCCTCGGCATCCTCCACCGGAGACAGCTGGGGGTCATCCTCGGCATCCTCCACCGGAGACAGCTGGGGGTCATCCTCGGAGTCCTCCACCGGAGACAGCTGGGGGTCATCCTCGGAGTCCTCCACCGGAGACAGCTGGGGATCATCCTCGGAGTCCTCCACCGGAGACAGCTGGGGGTCATCCTCGGAGTCCTCCACCGGAGACAGCTGGGGGTCATCCTCGGAGTCGGGGTCATCCTCGGAGTCCTCCACCGGAGACAGCTGGGGGTCATCCTCGGAGTCGGGGTCATCCTCGGAGTCCTCCACCAGAGACAGCTGGGGGTCATCCTCGGCGTCCTGCACCGGAGACAGCTGGGGGGGAGCCTCGGCGTCCTGCACCGGAGACAGCTGGGGGTCATCCTCGGCGTCCTCCACCGGAGACAGCTGGGGGGGAGCCTCGGAGTCGGGGTCATCCTCGGAGTCCTCCACCGGAGACAGCTGGGGATCATCCTCGGAGTCCTCCACCGGAGACAGCTGGGCGTCATCCTCGGAGTCGGGGTCATCCTCGGAGTCCTCCACCGGAGACAGCTGGGCGTCATCCTCGGAGTCGGGGTCATCCTCGGAGTCCTCCACCGGAGACAGCTGGGGGTCATCCTCGGAGTCGGGGTCATCCTCGGAGTCCTCCACCGGAGACAGTTGGGCGCCATCCTCGGAGTCGGGGTCATCCTCGGAGTCCTCCACCGGAGACAGCTGGGGGTCATCCTCGGGGTCATCCTCGGAGTCCTCCACCGGAGACAGCTGGGGGTCATCCTCGGGGTCATCCTCGGAGTCCTCCACCGGAGACAGCTGGGGGTCATCCTCGGAGTCCTCCACCGGAGACAGCTGGGGGTCATCCTCGGAGTCCTCCACCGGAGACAGCTGGGTGGCAGCAACACGGACCCCGACGGGAGCCGGCTGGGTGGCCGCAACACGGACCCCGACGGGAGCCGGCTGGGTGGCCGCAACACGGACCCCGACGGGAGCCGGCTGGGTGGCCGCAACACGGACCCCGACGGGAGCCGGCTGGGTGGCCGCAACACGGACCCCGACGGGAGCCGGCTGGGTGGTCGCAACACGGACCCCGACGGGAGCCGGCTGGGTGGCCGCAACACGGACCCCGACGGGAGCCGGCTGGGTGGCCGCAACACGGACCCCGACGGGAGCCGGCTGGGTGGCAGCAACAGGGACCCCGACGGGAGCCGGCTGGGTGGCAGCAACAGGGACCCCGACGGGAGCCGGCTGGGTGGCAGCAACAGGGACCCCGACGGGAGCCGGCTGGGTGGCAGCAACAGGGACCCCGACGGGAGCCGGCTGGGTGGCAGCAACAGGGACCCCGACGGGAGCCGGCTGGGTGGCCGCCTCCCGAACCACCACAGGAAGACACTGGGTCTCAGTCTCTTGAGAACAGTGCTCCTCTGTGTTGGAAGAAAAGCAGTATAAGAAGACTGGTAAAGGCAGTCACTACTGGGACAAGCAGGAATAGGAACCAAAGGTTCCTGAACACAGGGCTATGTGGCCTCCAACATTTCCAAAACCCAC
Above is a genomic segment from Peromyscus leucopus breed LL Stock chromosome 14, UCI_PerLeu_2.1, whole genome shotgun sequence containing:
- the LOC119089090 gene encoding KH domain-containing protein 3-like, which translates into the protein MTAFKSFKSLVQLKHQEGSFKVVGDSRKLPGWLHPEYLDDPETVYVDAWLVEKMFGKDGEYIPHVECVTRTVLQVNQWKPEEEAEILIFGPPDYQKDVSQMISNLVDYFCKQVIQVFLYCFSSNTEEHCSQETETQCLPVVVREAATQPAPVGVPVAATQPAPVGVPVAATQPAPVGVPVAATQPAPVGVPVAATQPAPVGVPVAATQPAPVGVRVAATQPAPVGVRVAATQPAPVGVRVATTQPAPVGVRVAATQPAPVGVRVAATQPAPVGVRVAATQPAPVGVRVAATQPAPVGVRVAATQLSPVEDSEDDPQLSPVEDSEDDPQLSPVEDSEDDPEDDPQLSPVEDSEDDPEDDPQLSPVEDSEDDPDSEDGAQLSPVEDSEDDPDSEDDPQLSPVEDSEDDPDSEDDAQLSPVEDSEDDPDSEDDAQLSPVEDSEDDPQLSPVEDSEDDPDSEAPPQLSPVEDAEDDPQLSPVQDAEAPPQLSPVQDAEDDPQLSLVEDSEDDPDSEDDPQLSPVEDSEDDPDSEDDPQLSPVEDSEDDPQLSPVEDSEDDPQLSPVEDSEDDPQLSPVEDSEDDPQLSPVEDAEDDPQLSPVEDAEDDPQLSPVEDAEAPPQLSLEDAEDDPQLSRVEDAEDDPDSEDDPQLSPVEDAEDDPQLSPVEDAEDDPQLSPVEDSEDDPDSEDDPQLSRVEDAEDDPQLSPVEDDDEAFTHLFPVEEADSATQLGPVAVHEEASEGATVHTSCELHQDVTKQSATEVCEAATPPSSTLWSSLRWLLAGVGMGEGGGGGDVPRKSSSIV